The following proteins are co-located in the Hippoglossus stenolepis isolate QCI-W04-F060 chromosome 23, HSTE1.2, whole genome shotgun sequence genome:
- the trip6 gene encoding thyroid receptor-interacting protein 6 isoform X1, which produces MSGPTWLPPRTLDSPERAVPQMSHSAGSAIYRAPNKKSASEFRPKYGPYDQNGGGGGGGGGEMVNRYMATGPTGGPIHHPSSDHYYPPPHGPKEDRHWSPHMESYELMHRGSEKPVGYHSKIDADIDSLTSMLADLDSHPQDPSTQLYDNVPYNKYLSGDHYKPAHQSAAPPQGRPSMGYPPHPHSQYHPAPPYPSEHHTPQYSTSHQQDYYSSSSSPKPYPQPVPASYTTSSTPTGPRFSVQVKTAQPVTYSQTGRQAEQAYTPPPPRQHVSRPQHQTQASPQGWYPPHPGSQGQDLHSDTGYKGSGPGSGGRVNQVPMTKRGMETNQTGAGAAQNPAYQSGKQGLPTTRPEEELDRLTKKLVYDMNHPPAEDYFGRCARCGDNVVGDGSGCIAMEQVFHVECFTCITCHARLRGQPFYALDKRSYCESCYISTLERCSKCSKPILDRILRAMGKAYHPRCFTCVVCNCCLDGVPFTVDATSQIHCIDDFHRKYAPRCSVCGGPIMPEPGQEETVRIVALDRSFHVNCYVCEECGLLLSSEGEGRGCYPLDGHILCKSCSARRIQDLSAKISTDC; this is translated from the exons ATGTCCGGTCCCACCTGGCTTCCACCGAGGACTCTGGACAGCCCAGAGCGAGCCGTCCCACAGATGTCCCACTCTGCCGGGTCCGCAATCTACCGAGCCCCCAACAAGAAGAGCGCGTCCGAATTCCGGCCCAAATATGGTCCCTATGACcagaatggaggaggaggtggaggaggaggtggagaaatgGTCAACAGGTACATGGCCACTGGACCCACAG GTGGACCCATTCATCATCCATCTAGCGATCACTATTACCCTCCTCCCCACGGTCCCAAGGAAGATCGCCACTGGAGCCCTCACATGGAAAGCTACGAGCTGATG CACCGTGGATCTGAAAAGCCTGTGGGCTATCACTCTAAAATAGATGCCGATATCGATTCCCTGACCAGTATGCTCGCTGATCTCGACAGTCACCCACAGGACCCCAGCACACAA CTGTACGACAATGTGCCTTACAACAAATACCTCTCAGGGGATCACTACAAGCCTGCACACCAGAGCGCAGCCCCTCCTCAGGGTCGGCCATCCATGGGCTACCCCCCTCACCCCCATAGCCAATACCACCCCGCACCGCCCTACCCCAGCGAGCACCACACACCTCAGTACTCCACCTCCCACCAGCAGGACtactactcctcctcctcctcacctaaaCCCTACCCCCAGCCCGTACCAGCCTCctacaccacctcctccacccctacCGGGCCCAGGTTCAGCGTCCAGGTCAAGACAGCGCAGCCCGTCACCTACTCGCAGACGGGCAGGCAGGCTGAACAGGCCTACACTCCGCCCCCGCCTCGCCAGCATGTGTCACGCCCCCAACACCAGACTCAGGCAAGTCCCCAGGGCTGGTACCCGCCGCACCCCGGTTCACAAGGTCAAGATTTGCACTCTGACACGGGGTACAAGGGGAGTGGCCCGGGGTCTGGAGGAAGAGTCAACCAGGTTCCGATGActaagagagggatggagactAATCAGACGGGGGCAGGAGCTGCACAGAATCCTGCTTATCAGTCCGGCAAG CAGGGTTTACCAACAACCCGgcctgaggaggagctggaccgACTCACCAAGAAGTTGGTATATGATATGAACCACCCCCCTGCAGAGGACTATTTTG GCCGCTGTGCCCGCTGTGGGGACAACGTGGTCGGGGACGGCAGCGGCTGCATCGCCATGGAGCAGGTGTTTCACGTGGAGTGTTTCACGTGCATCACCTGCCACGCCCGTCTCCGGGGACAACCCTTCTACGCCCTGGACAAGAGGAGTTACTGCGAGAGTTGTTACATT agtACACTAGAGCGCTGTTCAAAGTGCTCCAAGCCCATCCTGGACCGGATCCTGCGCGCCATGGGGAAAGCCTACCACCCTCGCTGTTTCACATGTGTGGTGTGTAACTGCTGCTTGGACGGCGTGCCCTTCACCGTGGACGCCACGTCCCAGATACACTGCATAGACGACTTCCATAG AAAGTATGCGCCGCGCTGCTCGGTGTGTGGCGGGCCTATCATGCCTGAACCGGGCCAGGAGGAGACGGTCAGGATAGTGGCTCTGGATCGGAGCTTCCACGTCAACTGTTACGTCTGTGAG GAATGCGGTCTCCTGCTGTCGTCTGAAGGGGAGGGCCGCGGCTGTTACCCGCTGGACGGCCACATCTTGTGCAAGAGCTGCAGCGCTCGCCGCATCCAGGACCTCTCGGCCAAAATCTCCACTGACTGCTAA
- the trip6 gene encoding thyroid receptor-interacting protein 6 isoform X2 has protein sequence MSGPTWLPPRTLDSPERAVPQMSHSAGSAIYRAPNKKSASEFRPKYGPYDQNGGGGGGGGGEMVNRYMATGPTGGPIHHPSSDHYYPPPHGPKEDRHWSPHMESYELMHRGSEKPVGYHSKIDADIDSLTSMLADLDSHPQDPSTQLYDNVPYNKYLSGDHYKPAHQSAAPPQGRPSMGYPPHPHSQYHPAPPYPSEHHTPQYSTSHQQDYYSSSSSPKPYPQPVPASYTTSSTPTGPRFSVQVKTAQPVTYSQTGRQAEQAYTPPPPRQHVSRPQHQTQASPQGWYPPHPGSQGQDLHSDTGYKGSGPGSGGRVNQVPMTKRGMETNQTGAGAAQNPAYQSGKGLPTTRPEEELDRLTKKLVYDMNHPPAEDYFGRCARCGDNVVGDGSGCIAMEQVFHVECFTCITCHARLRGQPFYALDKRSYCESCYISTLERCSKCSKPILDRILRAMGKAYHPRCFTCVVCNCCLDGVPFTVDATSQIHCIDDFHRKYAPRCSVCGGPIMPEPGQEETVRIVALDRSFHVNCYVCEECGLLLSSEGEGRGCYPLDGHILCKSCSARRIQDLSAKISTDC, from the exons ATGTCCGGTCCCACCTGGCTTCCACCGAGGACTCTGGACAGCCCAGAGCGAGCCGTCCCACAGATGTCCCACTCTGCCGGGTCCGCAATCTACCGAGCCCCCAACAAGAAGAGCGCGTCCGAATTCCGGCCCAAATATGGTCCCTATGACcagaatggaggaggaggtggaggaggaggtggagaaatgGTCAACAGGTACATGGCCACTGGACCCACAG GTGGACCCATTCATCATCCATCTAGCGATCACTATTACCCTCCTCCCCACGGTCCCAAGGAAGATCGCCACTGGAGCCCTCACATGGAAAGCTACGAGCTGATG CACCGTGGATCTGAAAAGCCTGTGGGCTATCACTCTAAAATAGATGCCGATATCGATTCCCTGACCAGTATGCTCGCTGATCTCGACAGTCACCCACAGGACCCCAGCACACAA CTGTACGACAATGTGCCTTACAACAAATACCTCTCAGGGGATCACTACAAGCCTGCACACCAGAGCGCAGCCCCTCCTCAGGGTCGGCCATCCATGGGCTACCCCCCTCACCCCCATAGCCAATACCACCCCGCACCGCCCTACCCCAGCGAGCACCACACACCTCAGTACTCCACCTCCCACCAGCAGGACtactactcctcctcctcctcacctaaaCCCTACCCCCAGCCCGTACCAGCCTCctacaccacctcctccacccctacCGGGCCCAGGTTCAGCGTCCAGGTCAAGACAGCGCAGCCCGTCACCTACTCGCAGACGGGCAGGCAGGCTGAACAGGCCTACACTCCGCCCCCGCCTCGCCAGCATGTGTCACGCCCCCAACACCAGACTCAGGCAAGTCCCCAGGGCTGGTACCCGCCGCACCCCGGTTCACAAGGTCAAGATTTGCACTCTGACACGGGGTACAAGGGGAGTGGCCCGGGGTCTGGAGGAAGAGTCAACCAGGTTCCGATGActaagagagggatggagactAATCAGACGGGGGCAGGAGCTGCACAGAATCCTGCTTATCAGTCCGGCAAG GGTTTACCAACAACCCGgcctgaggaggagctggaccgACTCACCAAGAAGTTGGTATATGATATGAACCACCCCCCTGCAGAGGACTATTTTG GCCGCTGTGCCCGCTGTGGGGACAACGTGGTCGGGGACGGCAGCGGCTGCATCGCCATGGAGCAGGTGTTTCACGTGGAGTGTTTCACGTGCATCACCTGCCACGCCCGTCTCCGGGGACAACCCTTCTACGCCCTGGACAAGAGGAGTTACTGCGAGAGTTGTTACATT agtACACTAGAGCGCTGTTCAAAGTGCTCCAAGCCCATCCTGGACCGGATCCTGCGCGCCATGGGGAAAGCCTACCACCCTCGCTGTTTCACATGTGTGGTGTGTAACTGCTGCTTGGACGGCGTGCCCTTCACCGTGGACGCCACGTCCCAGATACACTGCATAGACGACTTCCATAG AAAGTATGCGCCGCGCTGCTCGGTGTGTGGCGGGCCTATCATGCCTGAACCGGGCCAGGAGGAGACGGTCAGGATAGTGGCTCTGGATCGGAGCTTCCACGTCAACTGTTACGTCTGTGAG GAATGCGGTCTCCTGCTGTCGTCTGAAGGGGAGGGCCGCGGCTGTTACCCGCTGGACGGCCACATCTTGTGCAAGAGCTGCAGCGCTCGCCGCATCCAGGACCTCTCGGCCAAAATCTCCACTGACTGCTAA
- the sst5 gene encoding somatostatin-2: MLRSQVQVILVALLSSVLLVSGAPRRDMQTRRPREELTNDKALAHLLLLQFVSELMATRVEQMLPKLEEEEEEEEEEGATGGRVEVMRRHLPLSQRERKAGCRNFFWKTFTSC; encoded by the exons ATGCTCCGCTCGCAGGTGCAGGTGATTCTGGTGGCTTtgctctcctctgtgctgctggtcaGCGGCGCTCCACGCAGGGACATGCAGACGAGAAGACCGAGAGAAGAACTCACAAACGACAAG GCTCTCgctcacctgctgctgttgcagTTTGTCTCTGAGCTGATGGCGACGAGAGTAGAACAGATGCTGCCcaagctggaggaagaggaggaggaggaggaggaggagggggcgacgggaggaagagtggaggtGATGCGGCGGCACCTTCCCCTCTCTCAAAGAGAACGCAAAGCAGGCTGCCGCAACTTCTTCTGGAAGACGTTCACCTCGTGTTAA
- the LOC118102992 gene encoding uncharacterized protein LOC118102992, translated as MPLIIFPGAFQTKCLERHFWLSVRSSFLGSTTRLDFEDGSGYHILSDREAALCGYTILINDVGDLVFRASFRACHVHTQTGTDYHLRVWFVNLQVDGKVLGLLPLQLTCSLQEQWSSREIVCEENYMEVSLYLPALAVKSENDEKAEMAVMFHRSDRPSERATVFSLTEAAALSYHVSMSGSRLTLRCPYSSPLSYITKVNGVDLEIVSATTLYRLQSNFLAVDTTVACVQNEATADGSDLLWTLPFILSPLVHGQFRDRGVRVGVNGRALSESDAKERRYNIGLKEGRVEVRIPTGASGGHIKSGVVRGQYGQHMSVDLFFMRQWADEHWPLTQLRSLRLLKTPLIPQTLFLTRSNAFLDLNHIKELKIHQITHRKLMNSFHYVEGITITHLSLFTETSEGLFSVTLGMFAPDVSIQKVTVDGGGDVLTWTQSRQTQGGADIVVSRLSHDNGSISFQLSFLVSHPKIIPEFIGAGYKTYSFTFIFTLNISPNKEVFYHQVAIEHSVEYTAPDSPRLEGKCTASSLLVLLHHRAQDELQWELYLGPWKLDWELVEMGGFLVEAQDDYLTVEIPLNSPGMNYEELTLWSLVAGVNVFIVDAESLKVQDSLLHKCTFPVTELLVCLPEGRMMAVVDTTHTIPPTHPNRTTLLDPSCAPMETDSARALFNFSLDSCGTTVTTEGNFLLYENQISYNQDFLPPDDPIIHRDSPYRLTIQCRYPANDSSTLSIEHPVYSPLDLLPTMPVNRTRREANTGQRKWRVNL; from the exons ATGCCATTAATAATATTTCCAGGAGCTTTTCAGACCAAATGCCTGGAGCGTCACTTCTGGTTGTCTGTCAGGTCCAGCTTCCTCGGCTCAACGACCCGTTTAGACTTCGAGG ACGGGTCTGGTTACCACATCCTGTCTGACCGGGAGGCCGCTCTCTGTGGCTACACCATCCTGATCAATGATGTCGGAGACCTGGTGTTCCGAGCCTCCTTCCGGGCCTGTCACGTCCACACCCAG ACGGGCACCGACTATCACCTGCGTGTCTGGTTTGTGAACCTCCAGGTGGATGGGAAGGTGCTCGGGCTGCTCCCCCTCCAGCTCACCTGCTCCCTCCAGGAGCAATGGAGCTCCAGAGAGATCGTGTGTGAGGAAAACTACATGGAG GTGTCCCTCTATCTACCTGCCCTGGCTGTGAAATCTGAAAATGACGAGAAG GCAGAGATGGCTGTGATGTTCCACAGATCGGACCGGCCGTCAGAAAGAGCGACGGTGTTCTCCctgactgaagctgctgctctgagctACCACGTCTCGATGAGTGGCTCACGTCTCACCCTCCGCTGCCCCtactcctcccctctctcctacATCACAAAG GTGAACGGAGTAGATTTGGAGATTGTCAGTGCAACCACGCTTTACCGACTCCAGAGCAACTTCCTCGCTGTTGACACCACTGTCGCCTGTGTCCAGA ATGAGGCGACAGCAGATGGGTCGGACCTGTTGTGGACTCTCCCTTTCATTCTTTCTCCTCTAGTTCACGGGCAGTTCAGGGACAGAGGCGTGAGGGTGGGGGTCAACGGCCGAGCTCTGAGTGAATCTGACGCCAAAGAGAGACGATACAACATCGGCCTGAAGGAGGGGCGAGTGGAGGTCAGGATTCCTACAGGAGCCTCTGGTGGACACATCAAg agCGGTGTTGTCAGGGGACAGTATGGACAGCACATGTCCGTCGATCTGTTCTTTATGAGGCAGTGGGCGGATGAGCATTGGCCTCTCACACAGCTCCGCTCCCTCAGGCTCCTGAAGACTCCACTCATCCCTCAAACCCTTTTCTTAACCAGGAGTAACGCTTTTTTAGATCTCAATCATATT aaagaattaaaaatacatcaaattacacacagaaAACTCATGAATAGTTTCCATTATGTTGAAGGTATCACTATTacacatctgtctctcttcacAGAAACATCCGAGGGATTATTTTCTGTTACCTTAGGCATGTTTGCTCCTGACGTCTCCATCCAGAAGGTGACTGTAGATGGTGGCGGTGACGTTTTAACCTGGACCCAAAGCCGCCAAACGCAGGGTGGCGCCGACATTGTGGTTTCCAGACTCTCCCACGACAACGGGAGCATCTCCTTCCAGCTCAGTTTCCTGGTGTCACACCCAAAAATAATCCCAGAG TTTATAGGTGCTGGTTATAAGACGTACAGCTTCACTTTCATCTTTACTCTGAACATCTCACCCAATAAAGAAGTGTTTTACCATCAAGTCGCCATAGAGCATAGTGTCGAGTACACAG ccccAGATTCACCCAGACTGGAGGGGAAGTGCACAGCGAGCagcctgctggtgctgctgcatcACAGGGCCCAGGACGAGCTGCAGTGGGAGCTCTACCTCGGCCCCTGGAAGCTCGACTGGGAGCTGGTGGAGATGGGCGGGTTCTTGGTGGAGGCTCAGGACGACTACTTAACTGTGGAGATCCCTCTGAACAGCCCTGGGATGAACTACGAG GAGTTGACCTTGTGGAGTCTCGTTGCCGGAGTGAACGTGTTCATTGTGGATGCAGAGTCTCTGAAAGTACAGGACAGCCTTCTCCACAAATGCACGTTTCCTGTGACAGAACTTTTAG TGTGTTTGCCAGAAGGGAGAATGATGGCCGTGGTCGACACCACCCACACCATCCCGCCTACTCACCCCAACCGGACCACTCTGCTGGACCCCAGCTGTGCTCCAATGGAGACAGACAGTGCCAGAGCTCTGTTCAACTTCAGCCTGGACTCCTGCGGGACGACTGTCACT ACTGAGGGGAATTTCCTGCTTTACGAAAACCAGATCAGCTACAACCAAGATTTTCTGCCTCCGGATGATCCTATCATACACAGAGATTCTCCGTACAG ACTGACGATCCAGTGTCGCTACCCTGCAAACGACAGCAGTACTCTGTCTATCGAGCATCCTGTGTACTCACCTCTGGACCTTTTACCCACAATGCCGGTCAATCGTACACGCAGGGAAGCCAACACag GTCAAAGAAAATGGAGGGTGAATTTGTAG
- the LOC118102291 gene encoding uncharacterized protein LOC118102291 — translation MALGSSLVFVLLLSVWSTAKCDQIPSDVHRTECRDRYFMIAVDLAFAGEEYHFEAVDGTGVYSISEQYAAQCGYTVRVLPLQGHVELRASYFSCHTDKDDEVFTFNFNLIVNRDDRFITYALNETCSPSLPWSPREVTCEANYMEVSVKNTVTCPSQTTDNWNAALKPTYASATADWQVMFQRAEEQMIPGNISEARTQGYVFDLTEGRLVFRTPYGQPDSFNTEVNGVPVEVVHATLLSRQSWVVLMVHLEAACSISEGSYDNAGYMVWETPEVLYPLVSGLTNTRVSVGVNGELLEQSVAEERGFIVQKHNGSVEISIPYNAEGGYRKSFVSGDLYEYYIFHLYLEQILVDEDHVDTRLRFHTTLATPLLARPVFTENRTVLEERVFTIYLGDVPEDVEVSAVQLNEHKHIYKFGHESGHSITKVVHPNNTHGYTLKVPFDDPVVIKKFSKEDEAMKHILEVNYTLTVLPENETFFHLTSVLVLSDITPPEFDAVCSESGISFKLDHRPFDYLWHISIGSDLLSPELATQHGYIMTNDSQSLLLEVPLFTHGYVYEDVALKGFLGTFEILIQYQGTSGVQSSTVKTCPFSTAEFVLCSTDGKMTVVADLSLAISSGGIPARSNLLNTHCGPKEADDTRALFSFPLNSCGSIIKLGKEYVTYENEISFSRKFNLQKNPSDSSNEIDRVTVKCTYPLAGLHRLFSVYKFDSDAAVVGNIVHSSLLTEVLQKPTLEFDTVLQTPVPATRRTRPVLMMPGHRPPAQHIKVSTYLKNLPKRSQKNIASQSDARSWIVI, via the exons ATGGCTTTAGGGTCCAGCCTCGT GTTCGTCCTGCTCTTGTCCGTGTGGTCAACTGCAAAATGTGACCAGATTCCCAGTG ACGTTCATCGTACGGAGTGTCGTGATCGCTACTTCATGATAGCTGTTGATCTCGCCTTCGCTGGAGAGGAATATCACTTTGAGGCTGTCG ATGGAACAGGCGTGTACTCCATCAGTGAGCAGTATGCAGCTCAGTGTGGCTACACTGTCCGTGTTCTCCCTCTTCAGGGCCACGTCGAGCTCCGAGCCTCCTATTTCAGCTGTCACACCGACAAA GATGATGAAGTTTTCACATTCAACTTCAACCTGATTGTAAACCGTGATGATCGGTTCATCACCTATGCCTTGAATGAGACCTGTTCTCCCTCGCTCCCCTGGTCTCCAAGAGAGGTTACGTGTGAGGCCAACTACATGGAA GTATCTGTGAAGAATACAGTCACCTGTCCATCTCAGACAACGGACAACTGGAATGCTGCTCTAAAGCCT ACATATGCCTCAGCCACCGCAGACTGGCAGGTGATGTTTCagagagcggaggagcagaTGATTCCTGGGAACATTTCTGAAGCTCGCACACAGGGCTATGTGTTTGACCTGACCGAGGGACGGCTTGTGTTTCGTACACCGTATGGACAACCAGACTCGTTTAACACTGAG GTGAACGGTGTTCCAGTAGAGGTCGTCCATGCAACTCTGCTCTCCAGACAAAGCTGGGTTGTCCTCATGGTCCACCTTGAGGCTGCTTGCTCCATTT CTGAAGGATCATATGATAATGCTGGATACATGGTGTGGGAGACTCCTGAGGTGTTGTACCCGCTGGTGTCTGGTCTGACCAACACACGGGTCAGCGTCGGTGTCAATGGTGAACTTTTGGAGCAGTCggttgcagaggagagaggcttCATTGTGCAGAAGCACAACGGCTCAGTAGAGATCAGCATCCCCTATAATGCTGAAGGAGGATACAGGAAG AGCTTTGTGTCTGGGGACCTCTACGAGTACTACATCTTTCATCTCTATCTGGAGCAAATCTTGGTGGATGAGGATCATGTTGACACCAGACTTCGCTTTCACACGACACTTGCAACTCCTCTTCTGGCACGTCCTGTTTTTACAGAGAACC GAACAGTCCTTGAGGAACGAGTTTTCACAATCTACCTGGGAGATGTTCCTGAGGATGTCGAGGTCTCTGCTGTTCAgctaaatgaacacaaacatatttataaatttGGACATGAGAGCGGCCACAGCATCACAAAGGTTGTTCATCCCAACAACACCCATGGCTACACTCTGAAGGTGCCTTTTGATGACCCTGTTGTCATTAAGAAG TTCTCTAAAGAAGATGAAGCTATGAAGCACATACTGGAAGTCAACTACACACTGACCGTTCTGCCTGAGAATGAGACGTTTTTCCACCTGACCTCAGTCTTGGTGCTATCGGACATCA ctcctccagagtttgACGCCGTCTGTTCTGAGTCTGGCATCAGCTTCAAACTGGACCACCGGCCTTTTGACTACCTGTGGCACATCAGTATCGGTTCTGACCTGCTGTCGCCAGAACTGGCAACCCAGCACGGCTACATCATGACCAACGATAGCCAGAGCCTGCTGCTCGAGGTGCCGCTCTTCACTCATGGATACGTATACGAG GATGTTGCTCTGAAGGGATTCCTTGGCACTTTTGAAATCCTCATTCAATATCAAGGAACATCAGGGGTCCAGAGTTCAACTGTCAAGACGTGTCCATTCTCTACTGCCGAGTTCGTTT TGTGTTCCACTGATGGCAAGATGACTGTGGTGGCTGACTTGTCCCTGGCCATCTCAAGTGGAGGAATCCCTGCTAGATCAAACCTCCTGAACACTCACTGTGGACCCAAAGAAGCAGACGACACCAGGGCTCTGTTCTCTTTCCCCCTCAACAGCTGTGGCTCCATAATAAAG CTCGGTAAGGAATATGTGACGTACGAAAACGAGATTTCCTTCAGCAGGAAGTTCAATCTTCAGAAAAATCCATCAGATTCCAGCAATGAGATTGACAG GGTAACGGTGAAGTGTACGTATCCTCTGGCTGGGCTCCATCGTCTCTTCTCGGTTTACAAGTTTGATTCTGACGCAGCGGTTGTCGGCAACATTGTTCATTCTTCACTCTTAACTGAAG TTCTACAAAAACCCACATTGGAGTTCGACACGGTGCTTCAAACTCCAGTGCCTGCAACCAGACGTACCAGACCTGTTTTGATGATGCCTGGTCACCGACCTCCTGCTCAGCACATCAAAGTATCCACGTATCTAAAGAATCTTCCAAAAAG GAGCCAGAAGAACATTGCAAGCCAAAGTGATGCCAGATCTTGGATTgtaatttaa